The following are from one region of the Brienomyrus brachyistius isolate T26 chromosome 13, BBRACH_0.4, whole genome shotgun sequence genome:
- the tsnaxip1 gene encoding translin-associated factor X-interacting protein 1 isoform X2 — protein MSVQQETGFPPLQVSEKQDRRFSSGNLRVNGQSEKLVLLQPITLPRGSALMKQLRVVGTSGCLSTWPAHVTSQILQQRQKDLSLGLNHSFAKEVGGVRGKPRFLQMLERYLRLELQTLNPHHPKVQESRLQVYREVFDCFIEDLKTYKPLLSAIKNEYEVTLAHLQDQIRELEPLRAQLVIVSERCEQRVLALREEERSEVNALKQEAQCLQKIIDEMREQQDILQTQVRVLQRDLADQYLAYRQEHEARRLLIAGTGNAGHRPGEVQVKREYDPAEMKQELTVCRQDLTRVRAEMERLRAEYADMVPHRDWQALHCAHQESQLRLQTLHTDFDQLRAEYDTLLEVHGQVSPQRGHLRREPKMLQDAVVPPPHREEGTGPIILDLLLENQSSQQLKGILLEKQGQRTANPDREEIFTDLVDESVYHRQSSIFSHLLKEFVNIDTTKSGTLTIREFSESLQRALPLIGEDDLKELVKAAQSEMDDSEDVISYQTLCAEHSDRLQTGFLRVLMKQADTQR, from the exons ATGTCGGTGCAACAAGAAACCGGGTTTCCTCCGTTGCAAGTGTCGGAGAAGCAGGACAGAAG ATTTTCATCAGGCAATCTACGTGTTAATGGGCAAAGTGAAAAGTTGGTTCTTCTGCAACCAATTACTTTACCCCGAGGGTCTGCGTTAATGAAACAACTACGT GTTGTGGGTACCTCAGGCTGTCTCAGTACCTGGCCTGCCCATGTGACCTCACAGATTCTTCAGCAACGGCAAAAGGACCTGTCACTGGGGTTGAATCACAG CTTTGCTAAGGAGGTTGGGGGAGTGAGGGGAAAACCACGGTTCCTGCAGATGCTAGAGCGTTACCTAAGGTTGGAACTACAAACCCTGAATCCCCATCATCCCAAAGTTCAGGAGAGCAGACTGCAG GTTTACCGGGAAGTTTTTGACTGCTTTATCGAGGACCTGAAAACCTACAAGCCGCTGCTGTCTGCCATCAAAAATGAGTATGAAGTTACATTAG CACATCTGCAGGATCAGATCCGAGAGCTGGAGCCCCTGCGAGCACAACTGGTCATAGTGTCAGAGCGGTGTGAGCAGCGTGTCCTGGCCCTGCGTGAGGAGGAAAGGTCGGAGGTCAATGCCCTCAAGCAGGAGGCTCAGTGTCTGCAGAAGATCATTGACGAAATGAGGGAGCAGCAAGACATTCTGCAGACTCAG GTCCGTGTCCTGCAGAGGGATTTGGCTGATCAGTACCTGGCCTATCGTCAAGAGCACGAGGCCCGCAGGCTGCTCATCGCCGGCACCGGCAATGCGGGCCACAGGCCAGGGGAGGTTCAAGTGAAGCGGG AATACGACCCTGCCGAAATGAAGCAGGAGCTGACTGTGTGCCGCCAGGATCTGACCCGGGTCCGAGCGGAGATGGAGCGTCTGCGAGCTGAGTATGCGGACATGGTGCCCCACAGAGACTGGCAGGCTTTGCACTGCGCCCACCAGGAGAGCCAGCTGAGG CTGCAGACGCTGCATACAGACTTCGATCAGCTCAGGGCCGAGTACGATACGCTGTTGGAGGTGCACGGCCAGGTCTCTCCGCAGCGGGGCCACCTCCGGAGGGAGCCGAAGATGCTGCAGGATGCTGTCGTCCCTCCTCCCCACCGGGAAGAAGGCACAG GTCCCATCATCTTAGATCTACTCTTGGAGAACCAGTCCAGCCAGCAGCTGAAGGGGATCCTCCTGGAGAAGCAGGGACAGAGGACCGCAAACCCAGACAGGGAGGAGATCTTCACTGACCTG GTGGATGAGAGTGTATACCACAGACAATCCAGCATATTCTCTCATCTGCTGAAAGAGTTTGTCAACATCGACACTACCAAGAGTGGAACGCTCACCATTCGAGAGTTCAG TGAATCCTTGCAGAGGGCCTTGCCACTGATAGGAGAGGATGACCTTAAAGAGCTGGTGAAAGCTGCCCAGTCTGAGATGGACGACAGTGAGGATGTGATTTCCTATCAGACCCTCTGCGCAGAG cattctgacagactACAAACAGGCTTCCTTCGTGTGCTGATGAAGCAGGCGGACACACAGAGATAA
- the tsnaxip1 gene encoding translin-associated factor X-interacting protein 1 isoform X3, translating into MSVQQETGFPPLQVSEKQDRRFSSGNLRVNGQSEKLVLLQPITLPRGSALMKQLRVVGTSGCLSTWPAHVTSQILQQRQKDLSLGLNHSFAKEVGGVRGKPRFLQMLERYLRLELQTLNPHHPKVQESRLQVYREVFDCFIEDLKTYKPLLSAIKNEYEVTLAHLQDQIRELEPLRAQLVIVSERCEQRVLALREEERSEVNALKQEAQCLQKIIDEMREQQDILQTQVRVLQRDLADQYLAYRQEHEARRLLIAGTGNAGHRPGEVQVKREYDPAEMKQELTVCRQDLTRVRAEMERLRAEYADMVPHRDWQALHCAHQESQLRLQTLHTDFDQLRAEYDTLLEVHGQVSPQRGHLRREPKMLQDAVVPPPHREEGTDLLLENQSSQQLKGILLEKQGQRTANPDREEIFTDLVDESVYHRQSSIFSHLLKEFVNIDTTKSGTLTIREFSESLQRALPLIGEDDLKELVKAAQSEMDDSEDVISYQTLCAEHSDRLQTGFLRVLMKQADTQR; encoded by the exons ATGTCGGTGCAACAAGAAACCGGGTTTCCTCCGTTGCAAGTGTCGGAGAAGCAGGACAGAAG ATTTTCATCAGGCAATCTACGTGTTAATGGGCAAAGTGAAAAGTTGGTTCTTCTGCAACCAATTACTTTACCCCGAGGGTCTGCGTTAATGAAACAACTACGT GTTGTGGGTACCTCAGGCTGTCTCAGTACCTGGCCTGCCCATGTGACCTCACAGATTCTTCAGCAACGGCAAAAGGACCTGTCACTGGGGTTGAATCACAG CTTTGCTAAGGAGGTTGGGGGAGTGAGGGGAAAACCACGGTTCCTGCAGATGCTAGAGCGTTACCTAAGGTTGGAACTACAAACCCTGAATCCCCATCATCCCAAAGTTCAGGAGAGCAGACTGCAG GTTTACCGGGAAGTTTTTGACTGCTTTATCGAGGACCTGAAAACCTACAAGCCGCTGCTGTCTGCCATCAAAAATGAGTATGAAGTTACATTAG CACATCTGCAGGATCAGATCCGAGAGCTGGAGCCCCTGCGAGCACAACTGGTCATAGTGTCAGAGCGGTGTGAGCAGCGTGTCCTGGCCCTGCGTGAGGAGGAAAGGTCGGAGGTCAATGCCCTCAAGCAGGAGGCTCAGTGTCTGCAGAAGATCATTGACGAAATGAGGGAGCAGCAAGACATTCTGCAGACTCAG GTCCGTGTCCTGCAGAGGGATTTGGCTGATCAGTACCTGGCCTATCGTCAAGAGCACGAGGCCCGCAGGCTGCTCATCGCCGGCACCGGCAATGCGGGCCACAGGCCAGGGGAGGTTCAAGTGAAGCGGG AATACGACCCTGCCGAAATGAAGCAGGAGCTGACTGTGTGCCGCCAGGATCTGACCCGGGTCCGAGCGGAGATGGAGCGTCTGCGAGCTGAGTATGCGGACATGGTGCCCCACAGAGACTGGCAGGCTTTGCACTGCGCCCACCAGGAGAGCCAGCTGAGG CTGCAGACGCTGCATACAGACTTCGATCAGCTCAGGGCCGAGTACGATACGCTGTTGGAGGTGCACGGCCAGGTCTCTCCGCAGCGGGGCCACCTCCGGAGGGAGCCGAAGATGCTGCAGGATGCTGTCGTCCCTCCTCCCCACCGGGAAGAAGGCACAG ATCTACTCTTGGAGAACCAGTCCAGCCAGCAGCTGAAGGGGATCCTCCTGGAGAAGCAGGGACAGAGGACCGCAAACCCAGACAGGGAGGAGATCTTCACTGACCTG GTGGATGAGAGTGTATACCACAGACAATCCAGCATATTCTCTCATCTGCTGAAAGAGTTTGTCAACATCGACACTACCAAGAGTGGAACGCTCACCATTCGAGAGTTCAG TGAATCCTTGCAGAGGGCCTTGCCACTGATAGGAGAGGATGACCTTAAAGAGCTGGTGAAAGCTGCCCAGTCTGAGATGGACGACAGTGAGGATGTGATTTCCTATCAGACCCTCTGCGCAGAG cattctgacagactACAAACAGGCTTCCTTCGTGTGCTGATGAAGCAGGCGGACACACAGAGATAA
- the tsnaxip1 gene encoding translin-associated factor X-interacting protein 1 isoform X1, whose amino-acid sequence MSVQQETGFPPLQVSEKQDRRFSSGNLRVNGQSEKLVLLQPITLPRGSALMKQLRVVGTSGCLSTWPAHVTSQILQQRQKDLSLGLNHSFAKEVGGVRGKPRFLQMLERYLRLELQTLNPHHPKVQESRLQVYREVFDCFIEDLKTYKPLLSAIKNEYEVTLAHLQDQIRELEPLRAQLVIVSERCEQRVLALREEERSEVNALKQEAQCLQKIIDEMREQQDILQTQVRVLQRDLADQYLAYRQEHEARRLLIAGTGNAGHRPGEVQVKREYDPAEMKQELTVCRQDLTRVRAEMERLRAEYADMVPHRDWQALHCAHQESQLRLQTLHTDFDQLRAEYDTLLEVHGQVSPQRGHLRREPKMLQDAVVPPPHREEGTVAPSTAHLGYCRQCSCPPAVYEEAEEFEARFARFSEHPTATADEEVDESVYHRQSSIFSHLLKEFVNIDTTKSGTLTIREFSESLQRALPLIGEDDLKELVKAAQSEMDDSEDVISYQTLCAEHSDRLQTGFLRVLMKQADTQR is encoded by the exons ATGTCGGTGCAACAAGAAACCGGGTTTCCTCCGTTGCAAGTGTCGGAGAAGCAGGACAGAAG ATTTTCATCAGGCAATCTACGTGTTAATGGGCAAAGTGAAAAGTTGGTTCTTCTGCAACCAATTACTTTACCCCGAGGGTCTGCGTTAATGAAACAACTACGT GTTGTGGGTACCTCAGGCTGTCTCAGTACCTGGCCTGCCCATGTGACCTCACAGATTCTTCAGCAACGGCAAAAGGACCTGTCACTGGGGTTGAATCACAG CTTTGCTAAGGAGGTTGGGGGAGTGAGGGGAAAACCACGGTTCCTGCAGATGCTAGAGCGTTACCTAAGGTTGGAACTACAAACCCTGAATCCCCATCATCCCAAAGTTCAGGAGAGCAGACTGCAG GTTTACCGGGAAGTTTTTGACTGCTTTATCGAGGACCTGAAAACCTACAAGCCGCTGCTGTCTGCCATCAAAAATGAGTATGAAGTTACATTAG CACATCTGCAGGATCAGATCCGAGAGCTGGAGCCCCTGCGAGCACAACTGGTCATAGTGTCAGAGCGGTGTGAGCAGCGTGTCCTGGCCCTGCGTGAGGAGGAAAGGTCGGAGGTCAATGCCCTCAAGCAGGAGGCTCAGTGTCTGCAGAAGATCATTGACGAAATGAGGGAGCAGCAAGACATTCTGCAGACTCAG GTCCGTGTCCTGCAGAGGGATTTGGCTGATCAGTACCTGGCCTATCGTCAAGAGCACGAGGCCCGCAGGCTGCTCATCGCCGGCACCGGCAATGCGGGCCACAGGCCAGGGGAGGTTCAAGTGAAGCGGG AATACGACCCTGCCGAAATGAAGCAGGAGCTGACTGTGTGCCGCCAGGATCTGACCCGGGTCCGAGCGGAGATGGAGCGTCTGCGAGCTGAGTATGCGGACATGGTGCCCCACAGAGACTGGCAGGCTTTGCACTGCGCCCACCAGGAGAGCCAGCTGAGG CTGCAGACGCTGCATACAGACTTCGATCAGCTCAGGGCCGAGTACGATACGCTGTTGGAGGTGCACGGCCAGGTCTCTCCGCAGCGGGGCCACCTCCGGAGGGAGCCGAAGATGCTGCAGGATGCTGTCGTCCCTCCTCCCCACCGGGAAGAAGGCACAG TAGCTCCCTCTACTGCCCATCTGGGGTACTGCAGACAGTGTTCCTGTCCACCTGCCGTTTACGAGGAAGCTGAAGAATTTGAAGCTCGATTTGCCAGATTTAGTGAACATCCTACAGCCACTGCAGATGAGGAG GTGGATGAGAGTGTATACCACAGACAATCCAGCATATTCTCTCATCTGCTGAAAGAGTTTGTCAACATCGACACTACCAAGAGTGGAACGCTCACCATTCGAGAGTTCAG TGAATCCTTGCAGAGGGCCTTGCCACTGATAGGAGAGGATGACCTTAAAGAGCTGGTGAAAGCTGCCCAGTCTGAGATGGACGACAGTGAGGATGTGATTTCCTATCAGACCCTCTGCGCAGAG cattctgacagactACAAACAGGCTTCCTTCGTGTGCTGATGAAGCAGGCGGACACACAGAGATAA
- the tsnaxip1 gene encoding translin-associated factor X-interacting protein 1 isoform X4, with the protein MSVQQETGFPPLQVSEKQDRRFSSGNLRVNGQSEKLVLLQPITLPRGSALMKQLRVVGTSGCLSTWPAHVTSQILQQRQKDLSLGLNHSFAKEVGGVRGKPRFLQMLERYLRLELQTLNPHHPKVQESRLQVYREVFDCFIEDLKTYKPLLSAIKNEYEVTLAHLQDQIRELEPLRAQLVIVSERCEQRVLALREEERSEVNALKQEAQCLQKIIDEMREQQDILQTQDLTRVRAEMERLRAEYADMVPHRDWQALHCAHQESQLRLQTLHTDFDQLRAEYDTLLEVHGQVSPQRGHLRREPKMLQDAVVPPPHREEGTVAPSTAHLGYCRQCSCPPAVYEEAEEFEARFARFSEHPTATADEEVDESVYHRQSSIFSHLLKEFVNIDTTKSGTLTIREFSESLQRALPLIGEDDLKELVKAAQSEMDDSEDVISYQTLCAEHSDRLQTGFLRVLMKQADTQR; encoded by the exons ATGTCGGTGCAACAAGAAACCGGGTTTCCTCCGTTGCAAGTGTCGGAGAAGCAGGACAGAAG ATTTTCATCAGGCAATCTACGTGTTAATGGGCAAAGTGAAAAGTTGGTTCTTCTGCAACCAATTACTTTACCCCGAGGGTCTGCGTTAATGAAACAACTACGT GTTGTGGGTACCTCAGGCTGTCTCAGTACCTGGCCTGCCCATGTGACCTCACAGATTCTTCAGCAACGGCAAAAGGACCTGTCACTGGGGTTGAATCACAG CTTTGCTAAGGAGGTTGGGGGAGTGAGGGGAAAACCACGGTTCCTGCAGATGCTAGAGCGTTACCTAAGGTTGGAACTACAAACCCTGAATCCCCATCATCCCAAAGTTCAGGAGAGCAGACTGCAG GTTTACCGGGAAGTTTTTGACTGCTTTATCGAGGACCTGAAAACCTACAAGCCGCTGCTGTCTGCCATCAAAAATGAGTATGAAGTTACATTAG CACATCTGCAGGATCAGATCCGAGAGCTGGAGCCCCTGCGAGCACAACTGGTCATAGTGTCAGAGCGGTGTGAGCAGCGTGTCCTGGCCCTGCGTGAGGAGGAAAGGTCGGAGGTCAATGCCCTCAAGCAGGAGGCTCAGTGTCTGCAGAAGATCATTGACGAAATGAGGGAGCAGCAAGACATTCTGCAGACTCAG GATCTGACCCGGGTCCGAGCGGAGATGGAGCGTCTGCGAGCTGAGTATGCGGACATGGTGCCCCACAGAGACTGGCAGGCTTTGCACTGCGCCCACCAGGAGAGCCAGCTGAGG CTGCAGACGCTGCATACAGACTTCGATCAGCTCAGGGCCGAGTACGATACGCTGTTGGAGGTGCACGGCCAGGTCTCTCCGCAGCGGGGCCACCTCCGGAGGGAGCCGAAGATGCTGCAGGATGCTGTCGTCCCTCCTCCCCACCGGGAAGAAGGCACAG TAGCTCCCTCTACTGCCCATCTGGGGTACTGCAGACAGTGTTCCTGTCCACCTGCCGTTTACGAGGAAGCTGAAGAATTTGAAGCTCGATTTGCCAGATTTAGTGAACATCCTACAGCCACTGCAGATGAGGAG GTGGATGAGAGTGTATACCACAGACAATCCAGCATATTCTCTCATCTGCTGAAAGAGTTTGTCAACATCGACACTACCAAGAGTGGAACGCTCACCATTCGAGAGTTCAG TGAATCCTTGCAGAGGGCCTTGCCACTGATAGGAGAGGATGACCTTAAAGAGCTGGTGAAAGCTGCCCAGTCTGAGATGGACGACAGTGAGGATGTGATTTCCTATCAGACCCTCTGCGCAGAG cattctgacagactACAAACAGGCTTCCTTCGTGTGCTGATGAAGCAGGCGGACACACAGAGATAA
- the tsnaxip1 gene encoding translin-associated factor X-interacting protein 1 isoform X5: MGARGTEVYREVFDCFIEDLKTYKPLLSAIKNEYEVTLAHLQDQIRELEPLRAQLVIVSERCEQRVLALREEERSEVNALKQEAQCLQKIIDEMREQQDILQTQVRVLQRDLADQYLAYRQEHEARRLLIAGTGNAGHRPGEVQVKREYDPAEMKQELTVCRQDLTRVRAEMERLRAEYADMVPHRDWQALHCAHQESQLRLQTLHTDFDQLRAEYDTLLEVHGQVSPQRGHLRREPKMLQDAVVPPPHREEGTVAPSTAHLGYCRQCSCPPAVYEEAEEFEARFARFSEHPTATADEEVDESVYHRQSSIFSHLLKEFVNIDTTKSGTLTIREFSESLQRALPLIGEDDLKELVKAAQSEMDDSEDVISYQTLCAEHSDRLQTGFLRVLMKQADTQR, from the exons ATGGGAGCCAGAGGCACAGAG GTTTACCGGGAAGTTTTTGACTGCTTTATCGAGGACCTGAAAACCTACAAGCCGCTGCTGTCTGCCATCAAAAATGAGTATGAAGTTACATTAG CACATCTGCAGGATCAGATCCGAGAGCTGGAGCCCCTGCGAGCACAACTGGTCATAGTGTCAGAGCGGTGTGAGCAGCGTGTCCTGGCCCTGCGTGAGGAGGAAAGGTCGGAGGTCAATGCCCTCAAGCAGGAGGCTCAGTGTCTGCAGAAGATCATTGACGAAATGAGGGAGCAGCAAGACATTCTGCAGACTCAG GTCCGTGTCCTGCAGAGGGATTTGGCTGATCAGTACCTGGCCTATCGTCAAGAGCACGAGGCCCGCAGGCTGCTCATCGCCGGCACCGGCAATGCGGGCCACAGGCCAGGGGAGGTTCAAGTGAAGCGGG AATACGACCCTGCCGAAATGAAGCAGGAGCTGACTGTGTGCCGCCAGGATCTGACCCGGGTCCGAGCGGAGATGGAGCGTCTGCGAGCTGAGTATGCGGACATGGTGCCCCACAGAGACTGGCAGGCTTTGCACTGCGCCCACCAGGAGAGCCAGCTGAGG CTGCAGACGCTGCATACAGACTTCGATCAGCTCAGGGCCGAGTACGATACGCTGTTGGAGGTGCACGGCCAGGTCTCTCCGCAGCGGGGCCACCTCCGGAGGGAGCCGAAGATGCTGCAGGATGCTGTCGTCCCTCCTCCCCACCGGGAAGAAGGCACAG TAGCTCCCTCTACTGCCCATCTGGGGTACTGCAGACAGTGTTCCTGTCCACCTGCCGTTTACGAGGAAGCTGAAGAATTTGAAGCTCGATTTGCCAGATTTAGTGAACATCCTACAGCCACTGCAGATGAGGAG GTGGATGAGAGTGTATACCACAGACAATCCAGCATATTCTCTCATCTGCTGAAAGAGTTTGTCAACATCGACACTACCAAGAGTGGAACGCTCACCATTCGAGAGTTCAG TGAATCCTTGCAGAGGGCCTTGCCACTGATAGGAGAGGATGACCTTAAAGAGCTGGTGAAAGCTGCCCAGTCTGAGATGGACGACAGTGAGGATGTGATTTCCTATCAGACCCTCTGCGCAGAG cattctgacagactACAAACAGGCTTCCTTCGTGTGCTGATGAAGCAGGCGGACACACAGAGATAA
- the LOC125706251 gene encoding THAP domain-containing protein 11-like produces MPGFTCCVPGCYSNSHRDRDLRFYTFPKDTVQREIWLKNISRAGVSGCFSTFQPTTGHRVCSIHFAGGRKTYSVRVPTLFPLRGVNERKNRRGRKGKVSATLPVITSVVSLSANTGAELSAASPEVGVDVLPSAGKVVKNGQNGQAADPAEVTVQGDGSCLAATASDLQAATGAASAVALQPSARYTVLDLCTLGALDHPYSLNTGTTAAELLKKLNEQRDIIALLEIKMKEMKSTIRQLKVTEAKLKEEVRERDLMLSGAAVRKKV; encoded by the coding sequence ATGCCGGGCTTCACCTGCTGCGTCCCGGGCTGTTACAGCAACTCGCACAGGGACAGGGATCTGCGATTCTATACCTTCCCAAAGGATACGGTACAGAGGGAGATCTGGCTGAAGAACATCTCCCGGGCCGGGGTCAGCGGCTGCTTCAGCACCTTCCAGCCCACCACCGGCCACCGGGTCTGCAGCATTCACTTCGCGGGCGGTCGGAAGACTTATAGCGTTCGGGTGCCGACACTTTTTCCGCTAAGGGGAGTCAACGAGAGAAAGAACAGGAGAGGCAGGAAAGGTAAAGTGTCCGCCACCCTCCCTGTCATCACCAGCGTAGTTTCCCTTTCTGCAAACACTGGTGCGGAGCTGAGCGCCGCCAGCCCGGAGGTCGGTGTCGACGTGCTGCCAAGCGCGGGCAAAGTGGTGAAGAATGGCCAGAACGGACAGGCCGCCGATCCCGCCGAGGTAACTGTGCAGGGCGACGGTTCGTGTTTGGCCGCGACGGCGAGCGATCTGCAGGCGGCCACGGGAGCCGCCAGCGCCGTGGCGCTGCAGCCGAGCGCTCGGTACACCGTGCTGGACCTGTGCACGCTCGGGGCGCTGGATCACCCTTACTCGCTGAACACCGGCACCACCGCGGCCGAACTGCTGAAGAAGCTCAACGAGCAGCGGGACATCATCGCCTTGCTGGAGATTAAGATGAAGGAGATGAAATCCACCATCCGTCAGCTTAAAGTAACTGAAGCGAAACTGAAGGAGGAAGTGAGGGAAAGAGATCTGATGCTCTCCGGGGCTGCTGTTCGGAAGAAAGTGTGA
- the nutf2 gene encoding nuclear transport factor 2 isoform X2 codes for MGDKPIWEQIGSSFVQHYYQLFDTDRTQLGAIYIDASCLTWEGQQFQGKAAIVEKLSSLPFTKIAHNITAQDHQPTPDSCILSMVVGQLKADEDPIMGFHQIFLLKNINDAWVCTNDMFRLAIHNFG; via the exons ATGGGAGACAAGCCAATCTGGGAGCAGATAGGATCCAGCTTTGTGCAGCACTACTACCAGTTGTTTGATACAGACAGGACCCAACTTGGAGCAATATAT ATCGATGCATCATGCCTTACGTGGGAAGGACAGCAATTCCAGGGAAAAGCAGCAATTGTTGAGAAACTTTCT AGCCTCCCCTTCACGAAAATCGCTCACAACATAACAGCGCAAGACCACCAGCCAACTCCCGACAGCTGTATATTGAGTATGGTAGTAGGACAACTAAAA GCTGATGAGGACCCCATCATGGGATTCCATCAGATCTTTCTCCTGAAGAACATCAACGATGCCTGGGTGTGCACCAATGACATGTTCCGGCTGGCCATTCACAATTTCGGCTAA
- the nutf2 gene encoding nuclear transport factor 2 isoform X1 produces MCVRVPYCRPGPFRVSIPGLAEHAYHAVVCACGCLTADPAPFRCPFPDWLCSRVTLFVLQIDASCLTWEGQQFQGKAAIVEKLSSLPFTKIAHNITAQDHQPTPDSCILSMVVGQLKADEDPIMGFHQIFLLKNINDAWVCTNDMFRLAIHNFG; encoded by the exons ATGTGCGTGCGGGTGCCTTACTGCAGACCCGGCCCCTTTCGGGTGTCCATTCCCGGATTGGCTGAACATGCTTACCATGCTGTCGTATGTGCGTGCGGGTGCCTTACTGCAGACCCGGCCCCTTTCAG GTGTCCATTCCCGGATTGGCTGTGCTCACGCGTCACTCTTTTCGTCTTGCAGATCGATGCATCATGCCTTACGTGGGAAGGACAGCAATTCCAGGGAAAAGCAGCAATTGTTGAGAAACTTTCT AGCCTCCCCTTCACGAAAATCGCTCACAACATAACAGCGCAAGACCACCAGCCAACTCCCGACAGCTGTATATTGAGTATGGTAGTAGGACAACTAAAA GCTGATGAGGACCCCATCATGGGATTCCATCAGATCTTTCTCCTGAAGAACATCAACGATGCCTGGGTGTGCACCAATGACATGTTCCGGCTGGCCATTCACAATTTCGGCTAA